A DNA window from Buttiauxella agrestis contains the following coding sequences:
- a CDS encoding fimbrial biogenesis chaperone, which yields MKFNKFAASLIVSTLILSGVASAAVRPALTRVVALESDKETSIKLINDDKNKDYLVQSWVEDLQGNDKNLPLILTPPLFKIGAGREGKLRMVIVPGKIPQDRESVFWLWVQEIPPVSKSTQNQLEVAVRTRLKVFIRPTTLSEKPADTVNKLQWQVVKEGGKAWLTAQNPTQYYASLSELTVTVAGKTVAVEGKNTMVPAKGQSRYALPASVAGKSGSLNYSAINDFGGDSAVLHQSLTF from the coding sequence ATGAAATTCAATAAATTTGCAGCATCACTGATTGTCAGCACCTTAATTTTATCCGGCGTCGCCAGCGCGGCTGTGCGCCCCGCCCTGACCCGCGTTGTCGCGCTGGAGAGTGATAAAGAAACCTCCATCAAGCTCATCAATGATGATAAAAACAAGGACTATCTGGTGCAGTCCTGGGTTGAAGATTTGCAGGGTAACGATAAAAACTTACCGTTAATTCTGACGCCGCCGCTGTTTAAAATCGGTGCGGGTCGTGAAGGGAAACTGCGCATGGTGATTGTGCCGGGTAAAATCCCGCAGGATCGTGAATCCGTGTTCTGGCTGTGGGTCCAGGAAATTCCACCCGTCAGTAAAAGCACCCAAAACCAGCTCGAAGTGGCGGTTCGTACCCGTCTGAAAGTGTTTATTCGCCCGACGACATTGTCTGAAAAACCTGCCGATACGGTGAACAAATTGCAGTGGCAAGTGGTGAAGGAAGGCGGCAAAGCCTGGCTGACGGCGCAAAACCCAACGCAGTATTACGCCAGCCTTTCCGAGCTAACCGTCACCGTGGCGGGCAAAACCGTGGCAGTCGAGGGTAAAAACACCATGGTGCCCGCAAAAGGCCAGTCCCGCTATGCGCTGCCTGCCAGCGTGGCCGGTAAATCAGGCTCCCTGAATTATTCCGCCATCAATGATTTTGGCGGTGATTCTGCGGTGCTGCATCAGTCATTGACGTTCTAA
- a CDS encoding fimbria/pilus outer membrane usher protein: protein MKTIICVPVLFIPVLHAADNPNSTNKEASEFDADFLRKDSEVIPQQFYHPENITAGIKTVDVVLNGHTLFKTKVEFIPVKGHDSAVPCLTQALLHQLGLEHHLDELAKSGNEVCYDLLAKWPDASIKYDESMQQLLITAPQAAMNVATQSEMIDPSLWDNGVNALRLSYSGYVYHSENHGSNSDSSGSDNAYLSLNSGLNLGSWRFYSFDTFNKSDTGWEQNHDRAYAERDISSLVSRFTVGDVYASTSSDILGILPLRGITLETNNQMLPASTFSYAPVIRGVARTNARVVIRQRDNIIYSSTVAPGSFAITDLTNGQIGADLDVTVEESDGSQQKFTVPYTSLPNMIRPGTWRYSLSGGRYRDDSLSYQPLVAQGSLQYGWDKITLSDLVIAGEGYQSMAVGGAFSLGAFGSVSLDWALERHQTVEELNNAYGTNGPEAANDSGRALRLLYARRFDATDTSLQLMGFRYQTAEFMDFPEYADWRWGDDETHHHRKNEVQATINQGLGDYGNGYLTLQQDSYYDSSAKDTSLTLGYSFNIKSVNVSVNYSYQANTDGDGTTANSPDRQLSLNFSVPLDVGEKRSRNLSFTTNTSNHSGDSQMATVSGTELDSAMNYSLSVQHDHSGYSPSAAVAYRNSIANMNASASVSQNSSQYSAGISGGVVAYRHGVVLSQQLGDTIAIIETPGAEDISVEGQPGVTTNRWGRAVVPSISPYRDNSLSLDTRHAADNVELIDGGENVIPTHGAVVVRRFQTKVGRRAIVMLSLTDGKPAPFGASAWQGKEQVGMVADNGLLYLNGVLADGETTLHVTLENNTQCQFELPAAGGHSDPWYQQINAVCR, encoded by the coding sequence ATGAAGACTATCATTTGTGTGCCTGTTTTATTTATTCCTGTATTACATGCCGCAGATAACCCAAACAGCACAAATAAAGAAGCATCAGAATTCGATGCCGATTTCTTACGTAAAGATTCAGAGGTTATTCCGCAACAATTTTATCATCCTGAAAACATCACTGCGGGGATTAAAACCGTAGATGTGGTTTTAAACGGCCATACCTTATTTAAAACTAAGGTCGAGTTTATCCCCGTTAAAGGCCACGACAGCGCAGTGCCTTGTTTAACCCAGGCTTTATTGCACCAGTTGGGGTTGGAGCATCATCTCGATGAGCTGGCGAAGTCTGGCAATGAAGTGTGCTACGACCTGCTAGCCAAATGGCCTGATGCCAGCATTAAATATGATGAGTCGATGCAACAGCTGCTGATCACCGCTCCGCAGGCGGCAATGAACGTGGCGACGCAAAGCGAAATGATCGATCCGTCATTGTGGGATAACGGCGTAAACGCGTTGCGGTTGAGTTATTCAGGGTACGTTTATCATTCGGAAAATCACGGTTCCAACTCAGATTCATCCGGCAGCGACAACGCCTATCTGAGCCTGAACTCCGGTCTGAATCTTGGCTCATGGCGTTTTTACAGTTTCGATACGTTCAATAAATCCGACACGGGCTGGGAACAAAACCACGATCGGGCGTACGCTGAACGCGACATCTCATCGCTGGTATCACGTTTTACGGTCGGGGATGTTTACGCCTCCACTTCCAGCGATATTTTGGGCATTTTGCCCCTGCGCGGCATCACGCTGGAAACCAATAACCAGATGCTTCCGGCGTCCACATTCAGCTATGCGCCGGTGATCCGTGGCGTGGCGCGTACCAATGCCAGAGTTGTTATCCGCCAGCGCGATAACATTATTTACAGCAGCACTGTCGCCCCAGGCAGCTTTGCGATTACTGACCTGACCAATGGCCAGATTGGCGCTGACCTGGACGTAACGGTAGAAGAGAGCGACGGCAGCCAGCAAAAATTCACGGTGCCCTATACCTCGCTACCCAACATGATCCGCCCCGGAACCTGGCGTTACAGTCTGAGCGGCGGCCGTTACCGCGATGACTCGCTTTCATATCAGCCGTTGGTGGCTCAGGGCAGCCTGCAATACGGCTGGGATAAAATCACCCTGAGCGATCTCGTCATTGCCGGGGAAGGCTATCAGTCTATGGCCGTGGGCGGTGCATTTAGTCTGGGGGCGTTCGGCAGCGTGTCCCTCGACTGGGCGCTCGAGCGTCACCAAACGGTTGAAGAGTTAAACAACGCTTATGGCACGAATGGACCGGAAGCCGCCAATGACAGCGGTCGCGCCCTGCGCCTTCTTTATGCGCGCCGCTTTGATGCCACCGACACCTCGTTACAGCTGATGGGTTTTCGCTATCAGACGGCTGAATTCATGGATTTCCCGGAATATGCGGACTGGCGCTGGGGCGACGATGAAACGCATCATCACCGCAAAAATGAAGTGCAGGCCACGATCAATCAGGGGCTGGGCGATTATGGCAACGGTTATCTGACGTTGCAGCAGGACAGCTATTACGACTCCAGCGCCAAAGATACCTCACTGACGCTGGGCTACAGCTTTAACATTAAATCGGTCAATGTCAGCGTGAACTACAGCTATCAGGCCAATACCGACGGTGACGGCACAACAGCCAATAGCCCCGACCGCCAGCTGTCGCTCAATTTTTCCGTGCCGCTTGATGTCGGCGAAAAACGCAGTCGAAATCTGTCGTTTACCACCAACACCAGCAATCACTCCGGCGATTCGCAGATGGCGACCGTCTCAGGCACCGAACTGGATAGCGCCATGAACTATTCACTGTCTGTCCAGCATGACCACAGTGGGTATTCGCCGTCAGCGGCGGTCGCCTATCGCAATAGCATTGCCAACATGAATGCCAGCGCCAGCGTCAGCCAGAACAGCAGCCAGTACTCCGCAGGGATCTCCGGCGGCGTGGTGGCCTATCGCCACGGTGTGGTGCTGTCTCAGCAATTGGGCGACACCATCGCCATTATTGAAACCCCTGGTGCGGAAGACATCAGCGTGGAAGGCCAGCCGGGCGTGACGACCAATCGCTGGGGTCGCGCGGTCGTCCCGTCAATTTCGCCGTATCGCGACAATTCATTGTCGCTCGATACCCGCCATGCGGCGGATAACGTTGAATTGATTGATGGTGGGGAGAACGTTATCCCTACCCACGGAGCGGTAGTTGTCCGCCGTTTCCAAACAAAAGTAGGACGCCGCGCTATAGTGATGTTATCGCTGACAGACGGCAAGCCAGCACCTTTTGGCGCAAGTGCATGGCAAGGGAAAGAGCAGGTCGGCATGGTGGCCGATAACGGATTGTTGTATCTCAACGGCGTACTGGCCGATGGCGAGACAACTCTGCACGTGACACTGGAAAATAACACCCAGTGCCAGTTCGAACTACCTGCCGCCGGCGGTCATTCCGACCCCTGGTATCAACAAATTAATGCGGTTTGTCGCTAA